Proteins from a single region of Methanoculleus horonobensis:
- a CDS encoding cobalt-precorrin-4/precorrin-4 C(11)-methyltransferase, with protein sequence MHKFYIVGAGPGAPDLITVRGMDLLRRADVLIYAGSLVNPALVAESGAGVRLDSWGMTLDEIVDAVEENVRAGKLVVRLHSGDPALYGAIVEQMTELERRGIEAEIVPGVSSLFAAAAALKTQFTLRDVSESLIVTRPAGATLEADLIPEFSRLGQTMVVFLGTERMEEVLARVECPPDTPAAVVYHASWPDQKIVLGTVADIASKARAAGIERTALIVIGRVVDPATSGFGRSVLYS encoded by the coding sequence ATGCATAAGTTTTACATCGTGGGCGCGGGGCCGGGGGCGCCCGATCTCATCACCGTCCGGGGGATGGATCTCCTCCGGCGGGCGGACGTCCTCATCTACGCGGGTTCGCTCGTGAACCCGGCGCTTGTCGCGGAGTCGGGAGCCGGCGTGAGACTCGACAGCTGGGGGATGACCCTTGACGAGATCGTCGATGCCGTCGAAGAAAACGTCCGGGCCGGCAAACTCGTCGTCCGGCTCCACTCCGGCGATCCGGCGCTCTACGGCGCGATCGTCGAGCAGATGACGGAACTCGAGCGGCGCGGGATCGAGGCCGAGATCGTCCCGGGGGTCTCGTCGCTCTTCGCGGCCGCTGCGGCCTTGAAGACCCAGTTCACCCTCCGCGACGTCTCCGAGAGCCTGATCGTCACCCGCCCGGCGGGGGCGACGCTTGAGGCCGACCTGATCCCCGAGTTCTCCCGGCTCGGGCAGACGATGGTGGTCTTCCTCGGAACCGAGCGGATGGAAGAGGTTCTCGCCCGGGTGGAGTGCCCGCCCGATACCCCGGCGGCGGTCGTCTACCACGCTTCGTGGCCCGACCAGAAGATCGTCTTAGGGACGGTTGCCGACATTGCGTCAAAGGCCCGGGCGGCCGGGATCGAGCGGACGGCGCTGATCGTCATCGGGCGAGTGGTGGACCCGGCTACGTCCGGGTTCGGGAGGTCGGTTCTCTACTCATGA
- the cbiG gene encoding cobalt-precorrin 5A hydrolase — translation MTGTVVIALERFLPDARRIADALGADVLPYGRDVFRTAFAGYGRIVALMSAGIAVRGIAPLLTDKWRDPAVVVIGPDLRYAVPVVGGHHGGNDLARELAALGIEAVITTATETRGRESVEGIAARRGCDVVNRDSTRAVNAAMLDADLPLYAVTGPGIVVAGPAVSLLVREGEYVVGVGCRKDADAAEVEEAVQRALREAGIRPEEVLVYATTMKKRNETGLIDAVAELGGNLVFLDDGTLNAQEAPSPSRASLIGLAGVAEPAALAIAKRKVLVLVKQTYGGVTVAIAR, via the coding sequence ATGACCGGGACTGTCGTGATCGCGCTCGAACGGTTCCTCCCCGACGCCCGCCGGATCGCGGACGCTCTCGGTGCCGACGTCCTTCCCTACGGCCGGGACGTCTTCCGGACGGCGTTTGCCGGCTACGGCCGGATCGTCGCCCTGATGTCGGCCGGGATCGCCGTCCGGGGGATCGCGCCCCTCCTCACCGACAAGTGGCGCGACCCGGCGGTGGTGGTGATCGGGCCGGACCTCCGCTACGCCGTCCCGGTCGTCGGCGGGCACCACGGCGGAAACGACCTTGCCCGGGAACTCGCTGCTCTCGGGATTGAAGCGGTGATCACGACCGCGACCGAGACCCGGGGCCGGGAGTCGGTCGAGGGGATCGCCGCCCGGAGAGGCTGCGATGTCGTGAACCGCGACTCCACCCGGGCGGTGAACGCCGCGATGCTGGACGCCGATCTGCCCCTCTACGCCGTCACCGGCCCCGGGATCGTCGTCGCGGGCCCGGCCGTCTCCCTCCTCGTCCGGGAGGGGGAGTACGTCGTCGGCGTCGGGTGCAGAAAGGACGCCGACGCGGCCGAGGTTGAAGAAGCCGTCCAGCGGGCGCTTCGTGAGGCCGGGATCCGCCCGGAAGAGGTGCTCGTCTACGCGACGACCATGAAGAAGCGCAACGAGACGGGGCTCATTGACGCCGTCGCGGAACTCGGCGGCAATCTTGTCTTTTTAGACGACGGGACATTGAACGCACAGGAGGCTCCGTCGCCCTCGCGTGCCTCCCTCATAGGGCTCGCCGGGGTCGCGGAACCCGCGGCTCTCGCGATCGCGAAGCGCAAAGTTCTGGTTCTTGTCAAACAGACGTATGGTGGTGTCACTGTTGCAATCGCGCGATAA
- the cobJ gene encoding precorrin-3B C(17)-methyltransferase: MVVSLLQSRDNGGRLYIVGTGPGDLLQMTPRALKALGEADCVVGNGFYLDLVEPMLAGKEVVRSSMGKEVDRAAKALDLARDRVVAMVSGGDAGVYGMASIVLEVAERSGSTVAVEVVPGITAAVSAAARLGSPLSGDYVTMSLSDLLTPWEEIERRLDLAFRMRVPVVLYNPRSRGRPHNLDAAVAIARRHLPETTPVGVIKNAYRKGEERLITTLGEFIDHFAFVDMHSIVFIGGEETRIWRDEHGARGIVTPRGYHRKYVY; the protein is encoded by the coding sequence ATGGTGGTGTCACTGTTGCAATCGCGCGATAATGGAGGAAGGCTGTACATCGTCGGCACCGGCCCCGGTGACCTGCTGCAGATGACGCCCCGCGCCTTAAAAGCCCTCGGCGAGGCGGACTGCGTCGTCGGCAACGGGTTCTACCTTGATCTCGTCGAGCCGATGCTCGCCGGGAAAGAGGTCGTCCGGAGCAGCATGGGCAAGGAGGTCGACCGGGCGGCAAAGGCGCTCGACCTCGCGCGCGACCGGGTCGTCGCGATGGTGAGCGGCGGCGACGCCGGGGTCTACGGGATGGCGAGCATCGTCCTCGAGGTGGCCGAACGGTCGGGCTCGACGGTCGCGGTCGAGGTCGTCCCCGGGATCACGGCAGCGGTCTCGGCGGCGGCACGGCTCGGTTCGCCGCTCTCGGGCGACTACGTCACGATGAGCCTCTCGGATCTCCTGACCCCCTGGGAGGAGATCGAGCGGAGGCTCGACCTCGCGTTCCGGATGCGGGTGCCGGTCGTCCTCTACAACCCCCGTTCAAGGGGAAGGCCGCACAACCTTGATGCAGCGGTCGCGATCGCCCGCCGCCACCTCCCGGAGACGACGCCGGTCGGGGTGATCAAGAACGCCTACCGGAAGGGTGAAGAGCGGCTGATCACGACGCTTGGAGAGTTCATAGACCACTTCGCCTTCGTGGACATGCATTCGATCGTTTTTATCGGCGGAGAAGAGACCAGGATCTGGAGGGATGAGCATGGTGCGAGAGGAATCGTCACGCCCCGGGGATACCACCGGAAGTACGTATACTGA
- a CDS encoding precorrin-8X methylmutase: protein MVREESSRPGDTTGSTYTDLAAVTPEAYAIASASRNLARERVGNVTLEDRIRQRCSVAVGDFAMADLMRFSGDPVEAGVAALARRAPIIVDIRMVQAGILKRGHASEVVCALDYGEDIARERGITRTSAGFLALRDRLEGAVVVIGNAPSALLVVCEMIREGVRPALVVGTPVGFVNAAESKGILRTIDVPSVSNAGTRGGTPVAVAAMNEIITIHAEREGHAGPGY from the coding sequence ATGGTGCGAGAGGAATCGTCACGCCCCGGGGATACCACCGGAAGTACGTATACTGACCTCGCGGCGGTCACGCCGGAGGCCTACGCGATAGCGAGCGCGAGCCGGAACCTGGCCCGGGAACGGGTGGGGAACGTCACCCTCGAAGACCGGATCCGGCAGCGGTGCTCGGTGGCGGTCGGCGACTTTGCGATGGCCGATCTCATGCGCTTTTCCGGCGACCCGGTCGAGGCCGGGGTTGCCGCGCTTGCCCGCCGGGCACCGATTATCGTCGATATCCGGATGGTGCAGGCGGGCATCCTGAAACGCGGGCATGCAAGCGAGGTCGTCTGCGCCCTCGACTACGGCGAGGATATCGCCCGCGAGCGCGGGATCACCCGGACGTCGGCGGGATTTCTCGCCCTGCGCGACCGTCTTGAAGGGGCGGTCGTGGTGATCGGGAACGCTCCTTCAGCGCTTCTCGTCGTCTGCGAGATGATCCGCGAAGGGGTCCGGCCGGCGCTGGTCGTTGGAACCCCGGTGGGGTTCGTGAACGCCGCGGAGTCGAAGGGGATACTACGCACCATCGACGTGCCGTCGGTCTCGAACGCCGGCACCCGGGGCGGGACGCCGGTCGCGGTAGCGGCGATGAACGAGATCATCACGATTCATGCCGAGCGTGAAGGTCATGCGGGACCCGGTTACTGA
- a CDS encoding cobalt-precorrin-5B (C(1))-methyltransferase, giving the protein MRDPVTDFEYPGAWVAACRSPELLDDVRRGLAVLTASGTVLRRGFTTGTTAAAACKAAVLSLVLDTVREVDVTLPCGITVLLPVDGYRGQASCRKDAGDYTTDVTGGLEFVAMATPSLSGGVQFVPGEGIGSFARDTPRHRQGTPAISDPALDCIRRAIDEAVEEADLSGTTVILTIPRGAEVAQKTLNPRVGVHGGISVLGTTGFVEPWDDHVTEGVIDRIAHAPGAIVLTTGRLGLRYSRLLFPEHEAILIGNRLAEALPAVDGDAVICGLPGLILKFMNPDVLEGTGCATVEELSATPLWEETVCREIAAFCARYPRIRVVIVDRDGRIVGESP; this is encoded by the coding sequence ATGCGGGACCCGGTTACTGACTTCGAGTATCCCGGGGCATGGGTGGCGGCCTGCCGCTCCCCGGAACTTCTCGACGACGTCCGGAGAGGGCTTGCGGTTCTGACCGCATCGGGAACTGTCCTCCGCCGGGGGTTCACGACCGGGACGACTGCGGCCGCGGCCTGCAAGGCTGCGGTTCTCTCGCTCGTCCTCGACACCGTCCGGGAGGTGGACGTCACCCTCCCCTGCGGCATCACGGTCCTGCTCCCGGTCGACGGCTACCGCGGGCAGGCATCCTGCCGGAAGGACGCCGGCGACTACACCACCGACGTAACGGGGGGGCTTGAGTTCGTCGCGATGGCGACCCCCTCCCTCTCGGGCGGTGTCCAGTTCGTCCCCGGCGAGGGCATCGGGAGCTTCGCCCGCGACACCCCCCGTCACCGGCAGGGAACGCCCGCGATCAGTGATCCGGCGCTCGACTGCATCCGGCGTGCTATCGATGAGGCGGTGGAGGAGGCGGACCTATCCGGGACGACGGTCATCCTGACGATCCCCCGGGGGGCGGAGGTGGCACAGAAGACGCTGAATCCCCGGGTAGGGGTGCACGGGGGAATATCCGTCCTCGGGACGACCGGGTTCGTGGAGCCCTGGGACGATCACGTGACGGAGGGGGTGATCGACCGGATCGCCCACGCTCCCGGGGCGATCGTGCTGACGACCGGCAGGCTCGGCCTGCGCTACTCCCGCCTCCTCTTCCCGGAGCACGAGGCGATCCTGATCGGGAACCGTCTCGCCGAAGCGCTCCCGGCGGTCGACGGCGACGCGGTCATCTGCGGGCTGCCCGGCCTGATCCTGAAGTTCATGAACCCCGATGTCCTCGAAGGCACCGGGTGCGCGACGGTGGAGGAACTCTCGGCGACCCCGCTCTGGGAGGAGACGGTCTGCCGGGAGATTGCAGCGTTTTGTGCCCGTTACCCCCGTATCAGGGTCGTGATCGTCGACCGCGACGGCCGGATCGTCGGTGAGTCGCCATGA
- a CDS encoding cobalt-precorrin-7 (C(5))-methyltransferase, whose protein sequence is MKIVGVGCGPGLLTAEAARVIAGAKLVYGSARAIALARDAIPPGSEVHEIEDYQSLRSLPAHAVVLSTGDPMLAGLGYLPGEVVPGISSLQVAFARLKVPLARAAVVSAHGKDHARAITEAREEVVRGKVVFLVADPAFDVGVLAAALPAETRLAVCEDLGYPAERIAVGTAAEFPAPLGELYVVVAGAF, encoded by the coding sequence ATGAAGATCGTCGGGGTGGGCTGCGGCCCCGGTCTGCTGACCGCGGAGGCGGCGAGGGTCATCGCGGGTGCGAAGCTCGTCTACGGCTCCGCACGGGCGATCGCGCTTGCCCGCGACGCCATCCCGCCGGGCTCTGAGGTGCACGAGATCGAGGATTACCAGAGCCTCCGCTCCCTCCCGGCCCATGCGGTCGTCCTCTCGACGGGCGACCCGATGCTTGCGGGGCTCGGCTACCTTCCGGGCGAGGTCGTCCCCGGGATCTCCTCGCTCCAGGTCGCGTTTGCCCGTCTGAAGGTTCCGCTGGCGCGGGCCGCGGTCGTCTCCGCCCACGGGAAGGATCACGCCCGGGCGATAACCGAGGCCCGGGAGGAGGTCGTCCGGGGGAAGGTCGTCTTCCTCGTCGCCGACCCGGCCTTCGACGTCGGGGTGCTCGCGGCCGCCCTCCCGGCGGAGACCCGGCTTGCCGTCTGCGAAGACCTCGGCTACCCGGCGGAGAGAATCGCCGTCGGGACGGCGGCAGAGTTCCCGGCGCCGCTGGGCGAACTCTATGTGGTGGTGGCGGGGGCGTTTTAG
- a CDS encoding ATP-binding protein, whose product MSVDAFWRDFVDKVRAAPAETEWIEFKLSYANPQRIGEYISAISNSASLNGQKAGYIIWGIDDKTHEIVGTNFRPRICKGKGNEDLEPWLLRGLNPAVDVKIVELGYDVGSVVVFQVTAARNQPVCFYSKAYIRIGSTTHSLSKFPEKERRIWHMDNTMLFENDVALPNLSSDDVLAKINYPAVFDLLKHPFPDNRAGILNFLENEGIIEQCDSAYAITNLGAVLFAKDFRMFPSLERKAVRVVYYKGNDRLQALKEDVSYEGYAVTFEALIDRIWDQLPANEVIKDALRVEEKMYPKLAIREIVANALIHQDFFIRGTGPLVEIFSCRMEITNPGKPLIEPIRFIDHPPQSRNEKLASLMRRMNICEERGSGIDRAIGEVEVYQLPAPEFQAENDFMRVTLFSHRTLSGMDRKDRVRACYQHCCLRYICHDYMTNTSLRKRLGIKDRNYSIASRIIKDTIDSALIKVSDPDNKSPRDRKYVPFWA is encoded by the coding sequence ATGTCTGTTGATGCTTTTTGGCGCGATTTCGTCGATAAAGTGAGGGCCGCGCCTGCTGAGACGGAATGGATTGAGTTTAAGTTGAGTTATGCGAATCCCCAAAGAATTGGCGAATATATTTCAGCTATAAGTAACTCTGCAAGTCTGAATGGGCAGAAAGCAGGCTATATTATCTGGGGGATAGATGATAAAACTCATGAGATCGTCGGAACAAATTTCCGACCAAGGATTTGCAAAGGAAAAGGTAACGAAGATCTGGAACCCTGGCTTCTCCGCGGTCTAAATCCCGCTGTAGATGTTAAAATTGTAGAATTAGGCTATGATGTTGGGTCTGTCGTTGTTTTCCAGGTAACCGCTGCCCGAAACCAGCCAGTTTGCTTTTACTCTAAAGCATATATCCGGATCGGCTCTACAACACACTCCTTATCGAAGTTTCCAGAAAAAGAGAGAAGAATCTGGCACATGGATAATACCATGCTTTTTGAAAATGATGTCGCATTACCAAACCTATCATCGGATGATGTTCTTGCAAAGATTAACTACCCTGCCGTTTTCGATCTGCTGAAACATCCTTTTCCAGATAATCGGGCAGGTATTTTGAATTTTCTTGAGAACGAGGGAATAATTGAACAGTGTGACTCAGCGTATGCTATCACGAATCTTGGGGCAGTCTTGTTTGCAAAAGATTTCCGCATGTTTCCCTCCCTTGAGCGAAAAGCGGTGCGGGTTGTATATTATAAGGGTAATGATCGTCTCCAGGCCCTTAAAGAGGATGTGTCCTATGAGGGATACGCTGTTACGTTCGAGGCACTAATTGACCGAATATGGGATCAATTGCCTGCAAATGAGGTCATTAAAGATGCACTTCGCGTAGAAGAGAAGATGTATCCAAAACTGGCCATCCGCGAGATTGTTGCGAATGCCTTGATCCACCAAGATTTCTTTATACGTGGAACAGGCCCGCTCGTCGAGATCTTTTCCTGCCGTATGGAAATAACCAATCCTGGGAAACCGCTGATCGAACCGATCAGATTTATCGACCATCCCCCACAATCTCGGAATGAGAAACTGGCCTCGCTGATGCGGAGGATGAACATCTGCGAAGAGCGGGGTTCGGGTATCGATCGTGCGATAGGAGAGGTCGAAGTATATCAACTTCCTGCTCCTGAATTTCAGGCTGAAAACGATTTTATGCGGGTAACCTTATTCTCACACCGCACGCTGAGTGGTATGGATCGGAAAGATCGGGTCAGAGCCTGCTATCAACATTGCTGCCTGCGTTACATCTGTCATGATTACATGACCAATACCTCTTTGAGGAAACGCCTGGGCATTAAGGACAGAAATTACTCGATAGCATCACGTATCATCAAAGATACAATTGATAGCGCCCTGATCAAAGTGTCAGATCCGGATAACAAATCACCACGGGATAGGAAATACGTCCCCTTCTGGGCTTGA
- a CDS encoding transposase, translating to MTFREINDDLWEIVSRHLPPQKPHIGRPRRDPRHLFNGVLYVLTTGCAWSDVPAKYGTKSTVHRYHLELCRRGAYQAIFLDLLRSGYEFRKKESAAADLAASAV from the coding sequence ATGACGTTTCGGGAGATCAACGACGACCTCTGGGAGATCGTCAGTAGACACCTCCCGCCCCAGAAGCCCCATATCGGGAGACCAAGGCGCGACCCCCGACACCTCTTCAACGGGGTTCTCTACGTCCTCACCACCGGATGCGCCTGGAGCGACGTGCCGGCGAAGTACGGGACAAAGTCGACGGTGCACCGCTACCACCTCGAACTCTGCAGGCGGGGGGCGTACCAGGCGATCTTCCTCGATCTCCTCCGGTCGGGCTACGAGTTTCGGAAGAAGGAGAGCGCCGCGGCGGATCTCGCGGCTTCCGCAGTGTAG
- a CDS encoding DNA adenine methylase: MATPTARPFLKWAGGKAQLLDAFTARVPRELAEGSLPVFVEPFMGGGAVYFHFNSTFAFRECHLFDINEDLVLAYTVVKNDVSALIEYLRDVESEFLAKDDAGRKDYYYAVRDAFNREKREIDFTGYGDAWIERAGRFIFLNRTGFNGLYRVNSRGGFNVPFGRYKTPKILHEEVLLADSLAFRNTTIHLGDFTQAEPYIAEETFVYFDPPYRPLNRTSSFTQYSKNRFSDEEQRRLGAFYAQCDAKGARLMLSNSDPRNVDPNDGFFDDLYANYRIDRVPARRAINCDGTKRGEVREIIVMNYESPGARTVPKL; the protein is encoded by the coding sequence ATGGCAACACCCACCGCACGACCGTTCCTCAAGTGGGCAGGCGGCAAGGCGCAACTGCTCGATGCGTTCACTGCACGGGTTCCGCGGGAACTCGCCGAGGGAAGCCTTCCGGTCTTCGTCGAACCGTTCATGGGCGGCGGAGCCGTCTACTTTCACTTCAACAGCACGTTTGCGTTCAGGGAGTGCCACCTCTTCGACATCAACGAGGATCTCGTCCTCGCCTACACCGTCGTAAAAAACGACGTCTCCGCTCTCATCGAGTACCTCCGCGACGTCGAGAGCGAGTTCCTCGCAAAAGACGATGCCGGGCGGAAGGACTACTACTACGCCGTCCGGGACGCGTTCAACCGCGAGAAGAGAGAGATCGATTTTACCGGGTACGGCGACGCGTGGATCGAACGGGCGGGACGGTTCATCTTCCTCAACAGGACGGGCTTCAACGGCCTCTACCGGGTGAACTCCCGGGGCGGGTTCAACGTCCCGTTCGGCAGGTACAAAACGCCGAAGATCCTGCACGAAGAGGTTCTTTTAGCCGACTCGCTCGCGTTCCGGAACACGACCATCCATCTCGGCGACTTCACGCAGGCGGAGCCGTATATCGCAGAGGAGACCTTCGTCTACTTCGACCCGCCCTACCGGCCGCTGAACCGGACGTCGTCGTTCACGCAGTACTCGAAGAACAGGTTCTCGGATGAGGAGCAGAGGCGCCTTGGGGCATTCTACGCACAATGCGACGCAAAGGGCGCGAGGCTGATGCTGAGCAACTCCGATCCGAGAAACGTCGATCCGAACGACGGGTTCTTCGACGACCTCTACGCCAACTACCGTATCGACCGGGTTCCGGCAAGAAGGGCAATCAACTGCGACGGGACGAAACGCGGAGAGGTTCGCGAGATCATCGTCATGAACTACGAATCCCCGGGAGCCCGAACCGTCCCAAAACTATAA
- a CDS encoding DNA-methyltransferase, producing the protein MRLEEVNSNIFYNGDCIAGARAHIPDDSVDLIVTDPPYGINGDRLHQHYNRDEAFVVDGYIEVAASDYGTFSRDWIREAERILRPGGSIYIVSGYTNLYHILHALRGTRLREVNHIIWRYNFGVYTSRKYVSSHYHILFYEKPGGERTFNLESRYGAGERGPKNGSLNYRDREDVWCINREYKPGQAKNKNELPTELLVKMLQYSSNEGDLVCDMFLGGFSTAKAAIGLNRRATGFEASEQAFDLKVTELRDILPGCLLPTLRRPETGEPANRGKPWTETDREILVSRFAALIESGETKKRAVEILGGELGRGRWAIEKMLKQSGCSNRR; encoded by the coding sequence ATGAGGTTAGAGGAGGTCAACAGCAACATCTTCTACAACGGCGACTGCATCGCGGGGGCAAGAGCGCATATCCCCGACGACTCGGTCGACCTGATCGTCACCGACCCCCCCTACGGCATCAACGGCGACCGGTTGCACCAGCACTACAACCGCGACGAGGCGTTCGTCGTCGACGGCTATATCGAGGTCGCCGCATCTGATTACGGGACGTTCAGCAGAGACTGGATCCGGGAAGCCGAACGGATATTAAGGCCGGGCGGGTCGATCTACATCGTCTCGGGCTACACGAACCTCTACCACATCCTCCACGCGCTGCGCGGAACACGCCTTCGCGAGGTCAACCATATCATATGGCGCTACAACTTCGGCGTCTACACGAGCAGGAAGTATGTCTCCTCCCACTACCACATCCTCTTCTACGAGAAACCCGGCGGCGAGCGGACGTTCAATCTGGAGTCGCGCTATGGCGCCGGGGAGAGGGGGCCGAAGAACGGGTCGCTGAACTATCGCGACCGCGAAGACGTCTGGTGCATCAACCGCGAGTACAAACCGGGGCAGGCGAAGAACAAGAACGAACTGCCGACGGAACTGCTCGTCAAGATGCTCCAGTACAGCAGCAACGAGGGCGATCTCGTCTGCGACATGTTTCTCGGCGGCTTTTCGACGGCAAAGGCGGCTATCGGCCTCAACCGGCGGGCGACCGGGTTCGAGGCCTCAGAGCAGGCCTTCGACCTGAAGGTCACGGAACTGCGGGATATCCTCCCGGGCTGCCTGCTTCCCACGCTCAGGAGACCGGAGACCGGAGAGCCGGCGAACCGGGGCAAGCCCTGGACGGAGACCGACCGCGAGATCCTGGTCTCCCGGTTCGCCGCGCTCATCGAGTCCGGCGAGACGAAGAAGAGGGCGGTCGAGATCCTGGGAGGAGAACTCGGCCGGGGCCGGTGGGCAATCGAGAAGATGCTGAAACAATCAGGATGCTCGAACAGGCGGTAG
- a CDS encoding PAS domain-containing protein, translating into MAHLLAENEALRRENAALQSVKDALQESEERYRRLFEDDLTGDVVVAADGRILSCNPAFARIFGFASREEALDTDVRDLFEDPGELNRIVASLRKEGKIENVGRTRRRRDGTRIHIVENVVGRFGSGGELFEIQGYIYDDSERKRAEETLRENMEWYRQALDNPLIGYAHCEIVVDAAARPVDYIYLEVNRAFELFTGLRREDVVNRRVTEVLPPDEAAGIIAIYGDVALTGESAAFQYPLPSLSKWFEVTAFSHQRGRVTTFFTEITERKRAEEALRESEERYRRLFEDDLTGDFLTTADGLILACNPAFVRIFGFASIEEALNTNIRDLYEDPRDRDALLTRLQRDGKAENEGRIRKRRDGTRIHVVENVVGRFSADGKLLETQGYIYDDSRRKQVEEALRESEERFRAVLENSLDAAYRRNLQADRYDYMSPVIEEILGFTPEEMAVMSLEDVMERIHPDDRPAVVAELNAAAASGRGLLLYRFLAKNGEYRWLEDHLMVIRDPGGRPLYRGGMVRDVTGRKEAEAELARVHRDLRSAHREANLYLDILTHDIGNTENVSNLYAELLLEMLDGEVAGYAANLKRSIAKSIEILGIVSKIRRIHAGPPALRSTEIDAVIRTEIDHFPSVPTSYEGASCEVVADDLLCEVFTNLIGNAVKHGGPGVTVTIRVEPEEGGFVRVTVADTGRGVPDDRKEEIFHRYEKQQRGVGEGLGLYLVQILIDRYGGRIWVEDRVPGRPGEGAAFVFLLRKAADVPVRP; encoded by the coding sequence GTGGCACACCTTCTGGCCGAGAACGAGGCGCTCCGGCGGGAGAATGCCGCGCTGCAGTCCGTAAAGGACGCCCTGCAGGAGAGCGAGGAGCGTTACCGGCGCCTCTTCGAGGACGACCTCACCGGGGATGTTGTCGTCGCCGCGGATGGTCGGATACTCTCCTGCAACCCGGCGTTCGCAAGGATATTCGGGTTCGCCTCGAGGGAAGAGGCTCTGGATACCGATGTCCGGGATCTCTTCGAGGATCCCGGGGAACTGAACCGGATCGTCGCAAGTCTCCGGAAGGAAGGAAAGATAGAGAACGTGGGCCGGACACGGAGACGCCGGGACGGAACCCGCATCCATATCGTGGAGAATGTGGTCGGGCGTTTCGGTTCCGGCGGCGAACTGTTCGAGATCCAGGGCTACATCTACGACGACTCGGAGCGCAAGCGGGCGGAAGAAACCCTCCGGGAGAACATGGAGTGGTACCGCCAGGCGCTCGACAACCCGCTCATCGGCTACGCACACTGCGAGATCGTCGTCGATGCCGCCGCAAGACCCGTTGATTACATATATCTGGAGGTCAACCGGGCGTTTGAACTCTTTACCGGACTCAGAAGGGAAGATGTCGTGAACCGGCGGGTGACTGAAGTTCTCCCTCCTGATGAGGCTGCCGGAATCATTGCGATCTATGGAGACGTGGCGCTGACAGGAGAATCCGCAGCGTTTCAGTATCCTTTGCCGAGCCTTTCGAAATGGTTCGAGGTCACCGCGTTTTCACATCAACGGGGACGCGTCACGACCTTCTTCACCGAGATCACCGAGCGCAAACGGGCGGAGGAGGCTCTCCGGGAGAGCGAGGAGCGTTACCGGCGGCTTTTCGAGGACGATCTCACCGGAGACTTCCTCACCACCGCGGATGGCCTGATACTCGCCTGCAACCCGGCATTCGTCAGAATATTCGGGTTTGCTTCCATAGAAGAAGCACTGAATACCAATATCCGGGACCTCTATGAAGATCCCCGTGACCGGGACGCGCTCCTCACGCGCCTGCAGAGAGATGGGAAGGCCGAGAACGAGGGGAGGATCCGGAAGCGCCGGGACGGGACGCGCATCCACGTCGTAGAGAACGTGGTCGGACGCTTCAGCGCGGACGGCAAACTCCTGGAGACCCAGGGCTACATCTACGATGATTCGAGGCGCAAACAGGTGGAGGAAGCCCTGCGCGAGAGCGAGGAACGGTTCCGTGCGGTTCTCGAGAACTCGCTCGACGCTGCCTACCGGCGCAACCTCCAGGCCGACCGCTACGATTACATGAGCCCGGTCATCGAGGAGATCCTCGGCTTCACCCCCGAGGAGATGGCTGTGATGAGCCTTGAGGATGTCATGGAGCGCATCCACCCCGACGACCGGCCGGCGGTCGTGGCGGAACTGAACGCCGCGGCCGCTTCGGGGAGAGGCCTCCTCCTCTACCGGTTTCTGGCGAAGAACGGGGAGTACCGCTGGCTTGAGGATCACCTCATGGTGATCCGCGATCCCGGCGGCCGGCCGCTCTACCGGGGCGGCATGGTTCGCGACGTCACCGGGCGGAAGGAAGCCGAGGCGGAGCTCGCCCGGGTGCACCGGGATCTCCGGTCTGCTCACCGGGAGGCAAACCTCTACCTCGATATCCTGACCCACGACATCGGGAACACCGAGAACGTCTCGAACCTCTATGCCGAACTGCTGCTCGAGATGCTCGACGGCGAGGTGGCAGGATACGCGGCGAACCTGAAGCGGAGCATAGCAAAGAGCATCGAGATCCTCGGCATCGTCTCCAAGATCCGGCGGATTCATGCCGGACCTCCCGCGCTCCGGTCGACCGAGATCGATGCGGTCATCCGGACCGAGATCGACCACTTTCCGTCCGTACCCACCAGTTATGAGGGCGCATCGTGCGAGGTCGTTGCCGACGATCTCCTCTGCGAGGTCTTCACGAACCTGATCGGCAACGCCGTCAAGCACGGGGGTCCCGGGGTCACCGTAACCATACGGGTCGAGCCTGAGGAGGGCGGGTTCGTCCGGGTGACGGTCGCGGATACCGGCCGGGGCGTCCCGGACGACCGGA